One window of the Archaeoglobus sulfaticallidus PM70-1 genome contains the following:
- the sucD gene encoding succinate--CoA ligase subunit alpha, with translation MAILVDENTRVIVQGITGFQGSFQTKRMLDYGTKIVGGVSPGKGGQEVYGVPVFNTMEEAMVTDPNTSIIYVPARFAYDAILEALDAGIGFVVCVTEGVPLYEEMKLSWIVRDYNAMLLGPNCPGVISPGKSKVGLLPDRCFIPGDVGVVSRSGTLTYQVAENMTKAGIGQSTVVGIGGDPIPGLTFVDVLQMFEEDKETKRVVLIGEIGGNAEEVASEYIKEMSKPVYAFLAGRTAPRGKRMGHAGAIIEGFSGTAESKTEALEKAGVRVAKTLEELIDLLKED, from the coding sequence ATGGCGATACTCGTTGATGAAAACACTAGGGTTATAGTTCAGGGAATTACAGGATTTCAGGGGAGTTTTCAGACGAAAAGGATGCTCGATTACGGCACGAAGATTGTTGGAGGCGTCAGCCCAGGGAAAGGTGGACAGGAGGTTTATGGAGTTCCGGTTTTCAACACGATGGAGGAGGCGATGGTCACCGATCCAAACACCTCAATAATCTATGTGCCCGCAAGATTCGCATACGACGCGATCCTTGAAGCACTGGATGCTGGAATAGGCTTTGTCGTTTGCGTAACTGAAGGAGTTCCACTGTATGAGGAGATGAAGTTGAGCTGGATAGTCAGAGACTACAACGCAATGCTTCTCGGCCCCAATTGCCCGGGAGTTATAAGTCCAGGAAAGTCCAAGGTTGGTTTGCTGCCGGACAGATGCTTCATTCCTGGCGATGTTGGAGTTGTTTCGAGGAGCGGGACACTGACGTATCAGGTAGCCGAGAACATGACGAAAGCCGGTATAGGACAGTCAACCGTTGTGGGAATAGGCGGAGACCCGATTCCGGGGTTAACATTCGTGGATGTCCTTCAGATGTTCGAGGAAGATAAGGAGACAAAGAGAGTTGTTCTGATTGGAGAGATAGGTGGCAATGCTGAAGAGGTGGCCTCGGAATACATCAAGGAGATGTCCAAGCCTGTGTATGCTTTTCTGGCGGGAAGAACTGCCCCGAGAGGAAAGAGGATGGGGCATGCGGGGGCCATAATAGAGGGCTTCAGTGGAACTGCAGAATCAAAGACTGAAGCACTGGAGAAGGCTGGAGTCAGGGTTGCGAAAACGCTTGAGGAGCTAATAGATCTCCTGAAAGAAGATTAA
- a CDS encoding ATP-binding protein: MVKIAVSGKGGVGKTTLTAMLAYLFAKDGYNVTAIDCDSSINLPTVLGVEEEIKPISELEDVIEERVRGPLGTYKLNPKVDDVFEAHSKKNEHGIRVLALGTIEKGGEGCFCPQNAFLRAILRHAIFKRKDVLLLDMEAGIEHLGRGTARGVDLLIAVVEPGMRSFETLKRIQKLAEDIGIKKIGVVLNKYIDNESSRKLIDMISERYALLGRIPYNECFIKADLENIPPYELECEFESFKKIKEEVLKLIE, from the coding sequence ATGGTCAAGATTGCAGTGTCAGGAAAGGGTGGAGTCGGAAAAACAACCCTGACAGCTATGCTCGCGTATCTGTTTGCGAAAGACGGCTACAATGTTACTGCAATAGACTGTGACTCCTCCATAAATCTCCCTACCGTTCTTGGAGTGGAGGAAGAAATAAAGCCGATATCCGAGCTTGAGGATGTCATTGAGGAGCGAGTCAGAGGTCCACTTGGGACATACAAGCTGAATCCGAAGGTAGATGATGTATTCGAAGCCCACTCCAAGAAAAATGAGCATGGTATAAGGGTTCTCGCTCTGGGAACCATAGAAAAAGGAGGAGAGGGATGCTTCTGTCCGCAGAATGCATTTCTGAGGGCTATTCTTAGGCATGCCATTTTCAAAAGAAAGGATGTGCTTTTGCTCGATATGGAAGCGGGTATAGAGCACCTCGGCAGGGGGACTGCCAGAGGGGTTGATTTACTGATAGCTGTCGTGGAGCCTGGAATGAGGTCATTTGAAACTCTGAAGAGGATTCAGAAACTTGCTGAGGATATCGGTATAAAGAAGATTGGAGTTGTTCTGAACAAATACATCGACAACGAGAGTTCGAGAAAGCTGATCGACATGATCTCTGAGAGATATGCCCTGCTCGGCAGAATACCATACAACGAGTGCTTTATCAAAGCAGATCTGGAGAACATCCCGCCATATGAGCTTGAATGCGAATTTGAGTCATTCAAGAAAATAAAGGAGGAGGTTTTGAAGCTAATCGAATAG
- a CDS encoding acyl-CoA synthetase, producing the protein MGDIMSYLVPEDTWPEVIIPDEVREYIGDRKELNLAEEILDRNIKEGRGRKTAVYFMDRRVTYRDLYRLSNRIANFLKGIGVEKYDRVGFRMRNMPEAIAVNFGIMKAGAIPVPLNPMWAKKEIVHVSNNAEVKAIFVSGDEKTFGAVKESVPEIKTLSKVIVTDQEDLEDPFVSFSEIYNESAKFDPVPLEIGKPAVVLFTSGTTGLPKGCAHFVENVLSAVYLVGKYVWKLREDDVVGGPAPVSFAMGYGNGCLIPYFHGAGVSIWPMFSVENFFKFVEDHGITIFSSLPTAYRLILVNPNLDEYLKKYDLSSLRLCTGGGEALGAETAIKWKEKFGLDIYESLGATEMVHICVSNTCAPKPVAGSIGWPVPGYIAKIIDPETKEECKAGEVGNLYIKGPTGIRYWNHPTRPLDEKQKKSVVDGWNVLGDFVRKDENGYIYFVSRDDDLIKSSGYRIGPDEIEQPLSQHPAVLECAVIGVPDPEGVRGQVVKAVIRLKEGYEPSEDLKKDILKYLEGQIAKYKLPRIIEFREEPLPRTATGKLLRRFLKEE; encoded by the coding sequence ATGGGAGATATCATGAGTTATCTCGTTCCAGAAGACACTTGGCCTGAAGTGATAATACCAGATGAGGTAAGGGAGTATATTGGCGATAGGAAGGAGTTGAATCTGGCGGAAGAGATTCTTGACAGAAACATCAAGGAGGGAAGGGGTAGAAAGACAGCGGTTTACTTCATGGACAGGAGAGTGACATATCGTGACCTCTACAGGCTTAGCAACAGAATTGCGAACTTCCTGAAAGGCATCGGTGTTGAGAAGTACGACAGGGTTGGCTTCAGGATGAGAAACATGCCTGAAGCGATCGCGGTGAACTTCGGAATCATGAAGGCTGGGGCCATACCCGTTCCGCTCAACCCGATGTGGGCCAAGAAAGAAATCGTTCATGTCTCCAATAATGCAGAGGTAAAGGCAATATTCGTTAGCGGTGATGAAAAGACATTCGGTGCGGTTAAAGAATCCGTTCCGGAAATTAAGACGCTGAGCAAGGTCATTGTGACTGATCAGGAGGATTTAGAGGATCCATTCGTTTCGTTCAGTGAGATATACAACGAGAGTGCCAAGTTCGATCCAGTGCCTCTGGAGATCGGAAAGCCGGCAGTGGTTCTGTTCACTTCGGGAACAACTGGATTGCCAAAGGGATGTGCCCACTTTGTTGAGAATGTTCTCTCAGCAGTTTATCTGGTTGGAAAGTATGTCTGGAAGTTGAGGGAGGATGATGTCGTTGGAGGCCCTGCTCCGGTTAGCTTTGCGATGGGTTATGGAAATGGCTGCCTGATTCCGTACTTCCACGGGGCTGGAGTCAGTATATGGCCAATGTTTAGCGTTGAAAACTTCTTCAAGTTCGTTGAAGATCATGGGATTACGATATTCTCTTCGCTCCCAACAGCCTACAGGCTGATCCTAGTCAATCCGAACCTCGATGAGTATCTGAAGAAATACGATCTTTCAAGCCTGAGACTGTGCACCGGTGGTGGAGAAGCTCTCGGAGCTGAAACCGCGATAAAGTGGAAGGAGAAGTTTGGTTTGGATATATACGAGTCCCTTGGTGCGACAGAGATGGTCCACATATGCGTTTCCAACACATGCGCTCCAAAGCCGGTTGCCGGGAGCATTGGATGGCCTGTCCCAGGGTACATAGCGAAGATAATCGATCCGGAGACCAAGGAGGAGTGCAAGGCTGGAGAGGTTGGAAACCTCTACATAAAAGGCCCCACCGGCATAAGGTACTGGAACCACCCAACCAGACCGCTTGACGAGAAGCAGAAGAAGAGCGTTGTGGATGGCTGGAATGTCCTCGGAGACTTCGTAAGAAAGGATGAGAACGGTTACATCTATTTTGTCTCGAGAGACGATGATCTGATCAAGTCGAGCGGATACAGAATTGGCCCGGATGAGATCGAGCAGCCCCTCAGCCAGCATCCAGCAGTTCTTGAATGTGCGGTTATAGGGGTTCCAGATCCGGAGGGAGTCAGAGGGCAGGTGGTTAAGGCAGTCATAAGGCTTAAGGAGGGATACGAGCCAAGCGAGGATCTGAAGAAGGACATTCTGAAGTACCTTGAGGGGCAGATAGCTAAATACAAGCTTCCGAGGATTATTGAGTTCAGAGAGGAGCCACTTCCGAGAACAGCCACTGGAAAGCTGCTAAGGAGGTTCCTCAAGGAAGAGTAG
- a CDS encoding helix-turn-helix domain-containing protein — protein MAEKVRDREHHERLFKASMSPYRRQIVAAIGVQGKALEDLKKELNLSEFQLKFNLDWLIKEGFVVEEEGKLRLTEDGIELLEAG, from the coding sequence ATGGCTGAGAAAGTTAGAGATAGGGAACATCATGAAAGGCTTTTCAAAGCCTCGATGAGTCCATATAGAAGACAAATCGTCGCTGCAATTGGAGTACAGGGTAAGGCTCTCGAAGATCTAAAGAAAGAACTGAATTTGAGTGAGTTTCAGCTGAAGTTCAACCTCGACTGGTTGATAAAAGAGGGATTTGTGGTTGAAGAGGAGGGTAAGCTAAGGCTGACAGAGGATGGAATTGAGCTGCTTGAGGCTGGTTGA
- a CDS encoding acyl-CoA dehydrogenase produces the protein MAFKGIDFYNIDELLTEEEKLVRNSVREFMENEILPLVADAFHNEEPLNMREIAPKMGELGLLGAFLPEEYGCPGASYTEFGLICQEVERVDSSMRSFVAVTSGLVMYPIWRYGSEEQKRKYLPKLAKGEIIGCFGLTEPNHGSDPGSMETTAKRDGDEWILNGTKTWISEAGIADIAVVWARDVDDGKVKGFIIERGTKGFQQNEIKRKGSMRAGDVGELGLVNCRVPEENRLPEAKSLGAPLSCLNQARYGISWGAIGAAMDCFETALNYTKDRKQFGVPLASFQLVQEKLVKMFMEITKGQLVAYRLGRLMDEGKATTEQISFAKKNNVAVARYCARVARELLGANGISLDYSPIRHMANIESVYTYEGTDDIHTLILGRYLTGYQAFRREL, from the coding sequence ATCGATTTCTACAATATTGATGAGCTGCTTACAGAAGAAGAGAAGCTCGTAAGGAACTCTGTTAGGGAGTTTATGGAAAACGAGATTTTGCCACTTGTGGCAGACGCTTTCCACAATGAAGAGCCACTGAACATGAGAGAGATCGCTCCAAAGATGGGTGAACTCGGCTTGCTTGGAGCTTTTCTGCCTGAGGAATATGGATGTCCGGGGGCGAGCTATACTGAATTTGGGCTGATATGTCAGGAGGTTGAGAGAGTTGACAGCTCTATGAGGAGCTTCGTTGCCGTTACATCCGGACTGGTGATGTATCCGATATGGAGGTACGGCAGCGAGGAGCAGAAGAGGAAGTATCTGCCAAAGCTTGCGAAGGGGGAGATAATAGGATGCTTTGGACTGACTGAGCCGAACCACGGCTCTGATCCGGGAAGCATGGAGACCACAGCGAAGAGAGATGGAGATGAATGGATACTCAACGGAACGAAAACATGGATCTCAGAAGCTGGAATTGCCGATATTGCCGTGGTGTGGGCGAGAGATGTGGATGATGGAAAAGTCAAGGGGTTTATAATCGAGAGAGGCACAAAGGGCTTCCAGCAGAATGAGATCAAGAGAAAAGGATCGATGAGGGCTGGAGATGTTGGAGAACTCGGCCTTGTGAACTGCAGGGTGCCAGAGGAGAACAGGTTGCCTGAGGCAAAATCCCTTGGAGCACCACTATCATGCCTGAATCAGGCCAGATATGGAATCTCATGGGGTGCCATAGGGGCTGCAATGGATTGTTTTGAGACGGCACTGAACTACACCAAGGACAGAAAGCAGTTTGGCGTTCCGCTGGCATCGTTCCAGCTCGTTCAGGAAAAGCTTGTAAAGATGTTCATGGAGATAACAAAGGGTCAGCTCGTAGCCTACAGGCTCGGAAGGCTGATGGATGAAGGAAAGGCTACAACCGAGCAGATATCCTTTGCCAAGAAGAACAATGTTGCTGTCGCCAGATACTGTGCCAGAGTGGCGAGGGAGCTTCTGGGTGCTAACGGAATATCATTGGACTACTCTCCAATAAGGCACATGGCGAACATCGAGAGCGTTTACACATATGAGGGAACAGACGACATCCACACGCTCATTCTCGGGAGGTATCTGACAGGTTATCAGGCATTCAGAAGGGAGCTTTAG
- a CDS encoding TrpB-like pyridoxal phosphate-dependent enzyme — protein MKKILLEDDEIPKEWYNILPDLPEPLPPPLHPATNEPVKPEDLEPIFPKELIKQEMSDERFIRIPDEVREIYAIWRPTPLIRAERLEKALKTPARIYFKYEGVSPPGSHKPNTAVAQAYYNMKEGVERLTTETGAGQWGSALCFATKLFDLKCTVFMVRISYEQKPYRRVMMETWGGEVVPSPSDRTEFGRKILKEHPDTPGSLGIAISEAIESAASDDKTKYSLGSVLNHVLLHQTVIGLETKKQLEKVDEKADILIGCVGGGSNFAGLCFPFVKDSEKDGSKIIAVEPTACPTLTKGDYRYDFGDTAGLTPLLKMYTLGHDFTPPPIHAGGLRYHGDAPALCMLVKHGIIEARAVDQVSTFNAGLLFAKTEGIIPAPETTHAIRVAIDEALKAKEANEERVIVFNFSGHGLLDLQAYDDFMNGKLKGT, from the coding sequence ATGAAAAAGATTTTGTTAGAGGATGATGAGATACCAAAAGAATGGTACAATATTTTGCCAGATCTGCCAGAGCCACTCCCTCCACCACTGCACCCAGCCACAAACGAGCCGGTAAAGCCGGAAGATCTTGAACCCATATTCCCGAAGGAGCTTATAAAGCAGGAGATGAGTGATGAGAGATTTATAAGGATTCCAGATGAGGTTAGGGAGATATACGCTATCTGGAGACCGACTCCACTGATAAGGGCTGAAAGGCTCGAGAAGGCACTGAAAACTCCTGCGAGAATATACTTCAAGTATGAAGGTGTTAGCCCACCGGGTAGTCACAAGCCCAACACCGCTGTTGCTCAGGCTTACTACAACATGAAAGAGGGTGTTGAGAGACTCACAACCGAAACAGGAGCAGGACAGTGGGGTTCAGCACTTTGCTTCGCAACCAAGCTTTTCGATTTGAAGTGCACGGTTTTCATGGTTAGGATCAGCTATGAGCAGAAACCGTACAGAAGGGTTATGATGGAGACATGGGGAGGAGAGGTGGTCCCTTCTCCAAGCGACAGGACGGAGTTCGGCAGAAAAATTCTGAAGGAGCATCCGGACACTCCCGGTAGCTTGGGAATAGCCATAAGTGAAGCAATAGAGTCTGCGGCCAGCGATGATAAAACGAAGTACAGTCTCGGAAGTGTTCTAAATCATGTTCTGTTACATCAGACCGTTATAGGGCTTGAGACGAAAAAGCAGCTTGAGAAGGTTGATGAGAAGGCTGACATCCTCATAGGATGCGTTGGTGGTGGCAGCAACTTTGCAGGGCTGTGCTTCCCGTTCGTTAAGGATTCGGAGAAGGATGGGTCAAAGATCATCGCTGTGGAACCAACTGCATGTCCAACGCTGACGAAGGGGGATTACAGGTACGATTTCGGAGATACTGCAGGACTGACACCTCTGTTGAAGATGTACACTCTCGGGCACGACTTCACACCTCCGCCAATCCATGCTGGTGGGCTGAGGTACCATGGCGATGCTCCAGCACTCTGCATGCTCGTAAAGCACGGAATTATTGAAGCCAGGGCGGTTGATCAAGTATCCACATTTAACGCTGGACTTCTGTTTGCGAAGACTGAGGGCATAATTCCCGCTCCGGAGACAACTCATGCGATCAGGGTTGCGATAGATGAGGCTCTGAAAGCTAAGGAGGCAAACGAGGAGAGAGTTATAGTCTTCAACTTCAGCGGCCATGGGCTGCTCGATTTGCAGGCATACGATGACTTCATGAATGGAAAGCTGAAGGGAACCTGA
- the sucC gene encoding ADP-forming succinate--CoA ligase subunit beta, whose amino-acid sequence MKLHEYQAKEIFKEHGIPVPEGYVVRSVDEAVEAVKKLGKAVIKAQVLVGGRGKAGGVKVVDDAESAREVASQMLGSMIKGHKVEALLVEKAIDVEKELYLAYIVDKTERKPTIIFSKIGGINIEELAREHPESIFKVSYDPLIGLQDYHIRKLLFKAGVEDFKEFFSLIKKINEIAWKYEAELVEINPIVKTKEGLYAVDAVIIADDNALFRHPELESLRDSTEVDELEREARLKGLSYVRLDGDIGVIANGAGLAMTTMDMIAYMGGKPANFLDTGGGLADPEKMKNCLLHVVKDEKVKVVYINIFAEITRCEKVAEGIVKALDEMDRKVVLVVKLVGVNEDIGREILKKYMEEKGAEIYFVNTLEEGARKAVEITRRE is encoded by the coding sequence ATGAAACTCCACGAATATCAGGCTAAAGAAATATTCAAAGAGCATGGCATCCCTGTTCCAGAGGGTTATGTTGTTAGAAGTGTTGATGAGGCTGTTGAGGCTGTTAAAAAGCTGGGAAAAGCTGTCATCAAGGCACAGGTTCTTGTTGGCGGGAGAGGGAAGGCTGGAGGAGTTAAGGTAGTCGATGATGCGGAATCGGCAAGAGAAGTAGCGAGCCAGATGCTCGGTTCGATGATAAAGGGACATAAGGTTGAGGCTTTACTGGTTGAAAAAGCCATAGATGTAGAGAAGGAGCTTTATTTGGCATATATCGTTGATAAAACGGAAAGGAAGCCAACAATAATCTTCAGCAAAATTGGCGGAATCAACATCGAGGAATTAGCGAGGGAGCATCCGGAGAGCATCTTTAAGGTGTCGTACGATCCGTTAATAGGCCTGCAGGACTACCACATAAGAAAACTCCTTTTCAAGGCTGGAGTCGAGGACTTCAAGGAATTCTTTTCTTTGATCAAGAAAATAAACGAGATTGCGTGGAAGTATGAGGCAGAACTCGTTGAGATAAATCCGATTGTTAAAACGAAAGAAGGGCTGTATGCCGTGGATGCCGTGATTATAGCAGATGACAACGCTCTTTTCAGACATCCAGAGCTTGAGAGTCTGAGAGACTCAACGGAAGTGGATGAGCTTGAGAGGGAAGCAAGGCTGAAGGGGCTGAGCTATGTGAGGCTAGATGGGGACATAGGAGTTATAGCCAACGGAGCCGGGCTTGCTATGACGACCATGGACATGATAGCCTACATGGGTGGTAAACCTGCCAATTTCCTCGATACGGGAGGGGGCTTGGCAGACCCTGAAAAAATGAAGAACTGCCTGCTGCATGTGGTCAAGGATGAGAAGGTCAAGGTTGTTTACATCAACATTTTCGCAGAGATCACGAGGTGCGAGAAGGTTGCGGAGGGTATCGTGAAAGCTCTGGATGAAATGGACAGAAAGGTTGTGCTCGTTGTAAAGCTTGTAGGCGTTAACGAGGACATTGGCAGGGAGATTCTGAAGAAGTATATGGAGGAGAAGGGTGCGGAGATATACTTCGTGAACACGCTTGAAGAGGGTGCGAGAAAGGCGGTTGAGATAACGAGGAGGGAATGA